Proteins encoded within one genomic window of Komagataella phaffii GS115 chromosome 3, complete sequence:
- a CDS encoding Beta subunit of the capping protein (CP) heterodimer (Cap1p and Cap2p): MSQEVYEAALDLLRRLDAKNISKHLTNICKLNPDLAEDLLSSVDVPLTTKQCAESGKQYLACDYNRDGDSYRSPWSNKYYPALEDEEDAPFPSKTLREAEIFANSSFDVYRDLYFEGGISSVYLWDIDEDGNDVSKDGKIGFAGVVLIKKEVDAGKSGSWDSIHVFEVQPNESGPYATYRITSTIILDLSAGKSEDQLLELSGNLTRQTEKDLKYQDLSSHISNVGSMVEDIESKQRNMLQEVYFGKTKDVIGDLRTTKGISSLKEESEKQSELIQGMRNL, translated from the coding sequence ATGTCTCAAGAAGTATATGAGGCCGCATTGGACTTGCTGCGCAGGTTGGATGCTAAAAATATTTCCAAGCATCTTACGAATATTTGTAAGTTGAACCCTGATCTTGCGGAGGATTTGTTATCATCTGTTGATGTCCCCCTTACTACGAAACAATGTGCGGAATCAGGGAAACAGTACTTGGCCTGTGATTACAACAGAGACGGTGACTCATATCGTTCTCCTTGGTCAAACAAGTACTATCCTGCTTtagaggatgaagaagatgcaCCTTTcccttcaaaaactctAAGGGAAGCAGAAATCTTCGCCAACAGCTCGTTTGACGTATACAGAGATTTGTACTTTGAGGGCGGTATTTCATCCGTTTATTTGTGggatattgatgaagacgGAAACGATGTGTCTAAGGACGGTAAGATTGGATTTGCTGGAGTGGtgttgatcaagaaagaagttGACGCTGGAAAGTCTGGATCTTGGGATTCAATTCATGTTTTTGAGGTGCAACCCAACGAGTCTGGTCCTTATGCTACTTACAGAATTACCTCAACCATCATTTTAGACCTTTCCGCTGGAAAAAGCGAAGATCAACTCTTGGAATTGTCAGGTAATCTGACGCGACAAACTGAAAAGGATCTAAAGTATCAGGATCTTTCCTCACACATTTCAAATGTCGGTAGTATGGTAGAAGACATTGAATCCAAGCAAAGGAACATGCTGCAGGAGGTTTATTTTGGTAAGACGAAAGATGTAATTGGAGATTTGCGGACCACAAAAGGCATATCCAGTcttaaagaagaatcagagaAGCAAAGTGAATTGATCCAAG
- a CDS encoding Alpha' catalytic subunit of casein kinase 2, with translation MPEHSVSKVYADANEKKDKEYWDYDNVTLTWNSPEQYEITSKIGRGKYSEVFEGYKIPQGSKVVIKVLKPIRRKKIKREVKILQNLLGGPNIISLLDTVRDSVSKTPALIFESVDNIDFRTLYPTFSDLDVRYYMFQLLKALDFCHSMGIMHRDVKPHNVMIDHKQRKLRLIDWGLAEFYHPETEYNVRVASRYFKGPELLVDFRYYDYSLDLWSFGATLASMVFMKVPFFHGKSNTDQLVQIVRVLGTEDLYKYLEKYKLTLGEEYEALSYFVKRPLARFANDENAKYVCNEAIDLLDKLLRYDHHERLTAKEAMEHSYFDPIREMDPVP, from the coding sequence ATGCCAGAACATAGCGTCTCTAAAGTCTACGCCGATGccaatgaaaaaaaagacaaagaatACTGGGATTATGATAATGTAACGCTAACATGGAATTCTCCTGAACAATATGAAATAACATCTAAAATAGGCAGGGGAAAATACTCAGAGGTGTTCGAAGGGTACAAGATCCCACAAGGATCGAAGGTTGTGATAAAAGTTCTGAAACCCATTCGGCGTAAGAAAATAAAACGAGAGGtgaagattcttcaaaaccttcTAGGTGGACCCAATATAATTTCCCTTTTAGATACTGTTAGAGACTCCGTTTCCAAAACACCTGCACTAATATTCGAATCAGTAGATAATATCGACTTTAGAACCCTGTATCCCACATTTTCTGATCTTGATGTGCGGTATTACATGTTTCAGCTACTGAAGGCTTTAGATTTTTGTCATTCAATGGGCATAATGCATCGAGATGTCAAACCACATAATGTTATGATTGACCATAAGCAGCGGAAGCTGAGGTTGATAGATTGGGGGTTAGCAGAATTTTATCATCCTGAGACGGAGTATAATGTGCGTGTGGCTTCTCGTTATTTCAAAGGCCCCGAACTTCTAGTGGACTTTCGTTATTACGACTATTCATTGGATCTATGGTCATTTGGAGCCACTTTAGCATCAATGGTGTTTATGAAGGTGCCGTTTTTCCATGGTAAGTCAAACACAGATCAACTGGTTCAAATTGTACGTGTCCTAGGCACTGAAGATTTATACAAGTATCTTGAGAAATATAAGCTTACTCTCGGGGAAGAATACGAGGCTCTAAGCTATTTTGTGAAAAGACCTTTGGCTCGTTTTGCAAACGATGAGAATGCAAAATACGTTTGCAATGAAGCTATTGACTTGCTAGACAAACTACTGCGTTATGATCACCACGAACGGCTAACAGCAAAGGAAGCTATGGAACACAGTTATTTTGATCCGATTCGTGAAATGGACCCAGTGCCTTAG